One genomic window of Dunckerocampus dactyliophorus isolate RoL2022-P2 chromosome 7, RoL_Ddac_1.1, whole genome shotgun sequence includes the following:
- the zgc:101716 gene encoding uncharacterized protein C8orf76 homolog, protein MEIFGSNFDDSVFSEAKDRGTMFVSSYNAKRCEPEWFCESAALDTDDSLEKQKVFKFRGDLAVRQGNYQAALDAYSSCLEWIADNNLSIKRDILEGMARCCAKLGDRGRAMDLVDILSKEASNTCHLTSLLMLKVSIYQHFGAIGPRMLSLQELCSLLPYNPWNWFSLGKMCLQLLEHHTTLEKKGREAEDAVDLTESKLWLKACTSFIRTRLLLKVLQQQQSSFVRQRNKNVLHSLEEALKHLNANESTLQTLTEVMSEDLNPEKMKEDYQDGESLSSVCLQSFSERWWNKILQTGILEADGRGTQSGTTL, encoded by the exons ATGGAGATATTTGGAAGCAACTTTGATGACTCTGTGTTTTCGGAAGCGAAAGACCGAGGCACCATGTTTGTGTCTTCTTATAACGCTAAACGCTGCGAGCCGGAG TGGTTCTGTGAGAGTGCTGCTCTCGACACAGATGATTCTTtggagaagcagaaagtttTTAAATTTCGAGGTGACCTGGCTGTGAGGCAAGGCAATTACCAG GCAGCCCTGGATGCGTACAGCAGTTGTCTGGAATGGATCGCCGACAACAATTTATCTATTAAGAGAGATATATTGGAGGGAATGGCCCGATGTTGCGCCAAGCTGGGTGACCGAGGCAGAGCGATGGACTTGGTTGACATCCTG AGCAAAGAAGCTTCAAACACGTGTCACTTGACCAGCCTGCTGATGCTCAAG GTCAGCATCTATCAACATTTTGGAGCCATCGGTCCCAGGATGTTATCTCTGCAGGAGCTGTGCAGCTTGTTGCCCTATAACCCCTGGAACTGGTTCAGCCTGGGAAAGATGTGTCTGCAGCTGCTGGAGCACCACACAACCTTGG AGAAGAAGGGAAGAGAAGCTGAAGACGCTGTCGATCTCACAGAAAGCAAACTGTGGCTGAAGGCTTGTACGTCTTTCATCAGGACCAG ACTTCTGCTGAAAGTcctacagcagcagcagtcatCTTTTGTGCGCCAGCGCAACAAAAATGTCCTCCATTCACTGGAAGAAGCCTTAAAGCATCTTAACGCCAACGAAAGCACCCTGCAGACTCTCACTGAG GTGATGTCAGAGGACCTGAACCCAGAGAAGATGAAGGAGGACTACCAAGACGGCGAGAGTCTGTCCAGTGTGTGCTTGCAGAGCTTCAGTGAACGCTGGTGGAACAAAATCTTACAGACGGGAATTCTGGAGGCTGATGGACGAGGCACGCAGAGCGGCACAACGTTGTGA